The proteins below are encoded in one region of Ricinus communis isolate WT05 ecotype wild-type chromosome 6, ASM1957865v1, whole genome shotgun sequence:
- the LOC8280977 gene encoding pumilio homolog 12, which yields MERTHDDHLPPYLMVENHSDFSSYNHSPETLNLSLNLNQLIPSPSHETHFLWQNQLPQNRIPSSQSRATTVYQTLNPQNPLLQTHLFQNPSSQNHLLVQESHHQHQLPNYHQMNDFGSGLDSGLPINPSFAEPVRMQNHHHHHQLSLEDAFSRVNISAATSNHQFHQLLDENYLTNRGILSAYSQQQHSLNRMRSISAGLGLLRANSNSAIDRYYQNGSNNLAALGQSFSNYSNNNRQNFQRRTPSYDGLNYGHIVRPNPNRLDSSSSQFISRARSINGLDSENSRQLLSPLYYGRQIVQAGKHGNYSSLEQVRGRMAMVARDQDGCRFLQKKVEELIPEQTEMIFLEVKDHLYDLIVDQFANYLVQKLFLACNGVQINQLLLSLVQNGERLKNICIHMHGTRAMQKIIEIINNYPEQKASLVSALGNITVYLAKNHNGHHVIQQCLKCFEVEYTQYLLAEIAQSCIEIARDKSGCCVLQKALDSSYGELKECFITTITANASVLSVDPYGNYVVQYVLQMHIPHAEATILEQLRGQFVNLSMDKFGSNVVEKCLKECNEINAAGIVQELADSPSILRVLQHPFGNYVAQSALEVAPEDLYQYLERVIIFFERELHSHLHGKKVLARTRSGKRNNRVRAINVDY from the exons ATGGAGAGGACGCATGATGATCATCTTCCACCGTATTTAATGGTGGAAAACCATTCAGATTTCTCTTCTTATAATCACTCACCTGAAACCCTAAACCTAAGCCTTAATCTTAATCAACTGATTCCATCTCCATCACATGAAACCCACTTCTTATGGCAAAATCAACTCCCTCAAAACCGTATCCCTTCGTCACAAAGCCGTGCTACTACTGTCTATCAAACCCTAAATCCACAAAACCCACTTTTGCAAACCCACCTTTTCCAAAACCCTAGCTCACAAAACCACCTTCTTGTGCAAGAAAGCCACCATCAGCATCAACTCCCTAATTATCATCAGATGAATGATTTTGGTAGTGGTTTAGATTCTGGGTTGCCCATAAACCCTAGTTTTGCTGAGCCTGTCCGTATGCAaaaccaccaccaccaccaccaactGAGTCTTGAAGATGCCTTCAGTCGCGTGAACATATCGGCTGCTACCTCAAATCACCAGTTTCATCAATTGCTTGATGAGAATTATCTAACCAATAGGGGAATTTTATCTGCTTATTCGCAACAACAGCATTCACTTAATAGAATGAGAAGTATCTCTGCCGGTCTTGGCTTGCTTCGGGCTAATTCGAACTCGGCTATTGATCGGTACTATCAGAATGGAAGCAATAATCTGGCAGCCTTGGGTCaatctttttcaaattatagCAACAACAATAGACAGAATTTCCAGCGCCGTACTCCGTCTTATGATGGGCTGAACTATGGACATATAGTTAGGCCTAACCCTAATCGACTTGATTCGAGTTCTAGTCAATTCATTAGTAGGGCAAGATCCATTAATGGGTTAGATTCAGAAAATTCAAGACAATTGCTTTCTCCATTGTATTATGGTAGACAGATAGTTCAAGCAGGAAAACATGGAAATTACTCTTCATTAGAGCAAGTGAGAGGGAGAATGGCTATGGTTGCTAGGGATCAAGATGGGTGTCGTTTTTTGCAAAAGAAGGTTGAAGAGTTAATACCTGAACAAACTGAGATGATTTTTTTGGAAGTGAAAGATCATCTGTATGATCTAATTGTAGATCAGTTTGCTAATTATCTTGTTCAGAAGCTTTTCTTGGCCTGCAATGGTGTACAGATTAATCAACTTCTTCTCTCTTTGGTACAAAATGGTGAAAGACTGAAAAACATATGCATTCATATGCATGG AACTCGTGCAAtgcaaaaaataatagaaatcaTCAATAATTATCCGGAGCAAAAGGCGTCACTTGTATCTGCTTTGGGAAATATCACTGTCTACCTAGCCAAAAACCATAATGGTCATCATGTAATTCAACAATGCCTTAAATGCTTTGAGGTTGAGTATACTCAG TATCTTTTGGCTGAAATAGCTCAAAGTTGTATTGAAATTGCAAGGGATAAAAGTGGATGTTGTGTGTTGCAAAAAGCTCTGGATAGCTCTTATGGAGAGCTTAAAGAGTGTTTCATCACTACAATAACAGCTAATGCGTCCGTCTTGTCGGTTGATCCTTACGG GAATTATGTTGTGCAATATGTACTTCAAATGCACATACCACATGCTGAAGCCACTATACTGGAGCAACTCAGAGGACAATTTGTCAATCTTTCTATGGACAAATTTGGCAGCAATGTTGTGGAGAAGTGTTTGAAAGAATGCAATGAGATTAATGCTGCAGGAATTGTTCAAGAGCTTGCCGACAGTCCATCCATTTTGCGAGTTCTTCAGCATCCTTTTGGAAACTATGTTGCTCAGTCAGCACTTGAAGTAGCTCCG GAAGATCTCTACCAGTATCTTGAGCGTGTGATCATTTTCTTTGAGCGTGAACTGCACAGCCATCTTCATGGGAAAAAAGTGCTGGCTCGAACTCGATCAGGAAAGAGGAACAATCGTGTACGAGCAATTAATGTAGACTACTAG